CCAAACGCCACAGGCCATCGGGACGGCCGATGCGCAGCGTATCGATGCGAACCTCTCCCGCCTCCACGCGGATCGGCTCGGTCCCGACACACGACCATTGGCCCACGACTTCATCCCCGTCGACCGTGTGGATGTAGTGAATGGGGATCGGGCTGCGCGAAGTGCATCGCCCCAGGTAGATGGGCCCTGCCGTCCGGTTCTCATACCGGGCGACGATCTGGAACTCCATGCCGAGCGGGTGCGCTCGCGCCGCGTATTCGCTACTGTCCGTCTGGAGCATTGCCGCTGCTCCATCTCCAGTGGCGCCGCCCCGGGGAGCGTGGGGCCAACAACCAGCAAGCGCGAGCGCCACGCAGAACCGTACCAGGGCATCTGCTCGCAATAACCGACTGCCATCCTGTGACGCCCAGGCGCGCCAAACCAGCCCGTAGCACATTCATCGCGGGCCGAAGGATCTTGCCTGCGCCACTTCTCACCTTGGGCGCGACAGCGGCACGAATGCCGGCATCGCCTCGCTCCACGTTGGCGCGGCGCGCGAAGGCCGGCTACCGCTCGCTGCGCTTCGGTAGCTCCGGCGCATGCCGCGGCGGGCCCTCCCCCGGCCCCTCCCCGCATGCTGCGCATGCGGAGAGGGGAGAATTCGATCCCGCTTCCGCTGGCCTCGCGCACTCGACTGCGCTTGCAGTCCGCGAAGGCGGACTTCGGGCCGTCGCTGCCGCGACTTCAGTCGCCCCAGCCGGGCCGAGGCCGCGGCTAGATACTTCGGCCCGCGTGGTGTGGCGTGCGGGTGAGTGAGGTGCGCCTAGGCCTCGGGATGACACCCGGTCCGGGGCGCGCCAGAAGCCCTAACTCACACCATCGCAAGGCAGTCCGCGAAGGCGGACTTCGTGTGGTTGTTGCAGCGAATTCATTCGCCCGTGCAGGGCTGGCGGCGCTCATTCCTAGCATCGGCCCTCCCCAGATCCTGGAGAGGGCCGATCATCTTCCGCACTAACGCACTAACGCACTTACGCACTAACGCACTCACGCACTTCCACACTCACGCACTTCCACACTCCGCACTTCCGCACTCACGCACTCCCAGCCGCCGTCCTCTCCTGCTCCGTCGGCTGCTCCACCCCCGGCTCGGACACGCGTTCGGTCTCGGATTCGGCGGGGATGGGGATCTCGTGCACGTAGAACATGTCGTGCTTGGCATCCTCCCGAACGCGCACCAGCGACACGTTGAACACGGGTACCCCGCCCGGCGTCTTGCCGCTGAAGGTGCCGTGGTGCGCATGGCCGTGGAACGCGACCGCCGCCTTGAAGCGGTCGATGGGCTCCACCAGGCGATCGTTGCCCAGGAACGGAAAGATCTGCTCCGGCTCGCCCATCACCGTGTCCATGATGGGCGCGTAGTGAAGCAGCACCACGCGCACCGGCGTGGAAAGGCGTCGCAGCGCGTACTCCAGCTTCTGCGCCTCGTCCAGCGACGTGCCCACGAAGTCCTTCGTCTCCTGCTCGCCGAACGCGGTGAGCGTGTAGCGCCCGAACCCACCCATGAAGCCCTTGACGCCGGCGAAGCCCACGTGCTCGTTCAGCTCGAAGGGCGACTCGTCGAGCAGGTGCACGCCCCGCGCGCGCAGGATGGAGTTCACCTTGTCGACGTTGCCCGACTCGTGGTCGTGGTTGCCCAGCACGGCCAGGATGGGCACGCGCACGTCGGACAGCTCCTTGACCACCACCTCCACCTCCGCGGGAATGCCGCGCCGCGTGAGGTCGCCCGCCAAGAGCAGGATGTCGGCCTCGTCGTTCACCCGGGCGAAGAGCTCGCGGTACAGGCCGCCGTCCTTTTCGCCGCAGTGAAAGTCGCCCACCGCGGCCACCCGCACCGAGCGGCCGGCCCGGTCTTCCCTGCGCCGCCCGAAGCGAGCTTCCTTCTCAGTCCCGGGCTCCCCCTCCGCCGTGTTCGGATGGTCCGTCATTCCTCTTCGCCCAGGGTGTCGGGAACGCTTTCCTGCTCGGTGTCGGGCGCGCGCTCGTCCCACACGTCGGCATCGAGCAGCTTCAGGATTTCGGGATGCTGCTGCATCCGCGCGATGCTTTCCTCGCGGGTGTCGCGGAACCCCCACTCGTGGACGTCGATGGCGAACGAGAAGCGCGAGATCATCGTGCCGTTCGTCACGTTGTGCCTGTCGCCATCATCCGAGCGCTGGTGGCTGGATTTTTCGGCCCGGTCCAGCAGCTCGCGCAGCACCGCCTCGGGCACCTGGTCGCGATAGCCCGGATAGACGTAGCGGAACAGCAGCAGCTGCGAGAGCAGCAGCGGCCAGTTCTCGCCCGCCTTGGCCACGAGCCGCTTCCAGTCCATCACGTGGCCCTTGCACAGGATCAGGTGCGCAACGTCGGCCATGTCGTGGCGGTGCCGCTCGTGGATGAACAGCCGGTGCCAGATCAGCTCCTCCACCGGCGCCACCCGCACAGATGTCGCGGCGAGCGTGGCGGGAGTGCTGTAGCGGAACCAGTCTTCGTCGATCAGGGCCAGGCCGTTGCCCATCCCGTAGATGATGTCGATGAAGTGGTCGCGGTTGGCCTTGCTGATCGCCTTGCCGATCCAGTGCGGCTGCTCGAGCCGCGTGGTGAACCCCACGCTCTTCAGCACGCCCATGGCCTGGATCACGGCCTCGGGGGTGAGGAACAGGTCCAGGTCCTTGGTCTGGCGATAGATGCCCGTGTGCTCGTAGATGGCGTACGCGCCCGCCACCACGGACGGAACCCCGGCGTCCCGGAGGGCCGTGAGCGCCATCTTGTACAGCTCCCGCTCGTCCTCGGGGATCCAGAACTCGCTGTGGGTAACCGACTTCCGCTCTTCCTTGGTGAGTGTGTCGAACCCAGGAAAATTAGGCGGTCCCGGCTCTACTTTGACCATCCGATGCTGTCCGTGGTTGAAGCGTTGGGCGGCGGAAAAGCAACAATCGGACCTGATTCCGCCGCGCGTTGACCCGGGCCCCGCCGCGTGCGTAGCTTGCCCTATGCTCACCGACCTCAAGAAGCTGTTCGCGCGGACGTGGGACGCCTTCGTGGCCGAGTCCAGCCGCCGCGAGCCCGAAGACCAGGTAGCCGAGATCCTTTCGGCCATGCGCCGCGAAATGGTGGACGCGCGCGCCACTCTGCCGCTGCTGCAGGAGAACATCGCCGCCGCGGAGCGCGAACTGGCGCGCGAGCGCACGGCTCTGGACGATGCCGTGCGGCGGGGCGGCCTGGCGCAGAAGATCGGCGACGCGGAGACGGTGCGCGTGGCCGCCGAGTTCGCCGACCGCCACCGCCGCCGCATCGCCGTCCTGGAAGAAAAGGTGCGCACCGCCCGCGCCGAGCACGAGTTGCGCGGGCTGGAGGTGCAGGACATGATGCGCCGCTACAAGGAGGCGGACCTCAACCGCTTCGCGCTGCTCAACGAGATGCGCCGCGCCCAGTCCGGCCAGCGCCTCCGCCAGGCCGGCGCCGCGACCGACGACGACTTCGCCCGCGCCTCCGACCGCATCGAAAGCGAAGCCGCGTACAGCGAAGCGCTCGACGAGCTTTCCGGGATGGACCCCGCACCCCCTCCACAGTCGACCGCGGACGACGTCGAGGAGCGGCTTCGGGAGATGAAGCGGCGGATGGGGATGTAGGCCTGCCCCCGGGCCGCACGGGCGAATGAATTCGCTGCAACAACCACACGAAGTCCACCTGCGTGGACTGGCTTGCTGCGGCGTGAGCCAGGGCTCGTGGCGCGCGCCAAGCTGCGTTCAGGTCTCCCCCTCCCCTGCGCAGCGGGGGACGGGGGACGGGGGTCGGGGGGAGGGGGCTCCCAAGGCATGCGCCGACGTCGGTCGAAACGCCCCGGAGCCAGCCAGCGAAAGCCGCCCACGCATCATCTTCGGGTGCCATACCCGATTGCCCGCACGCGCCACGAAAGCTATTTTCTCCCACTCGGATACGGATTTACGACGAGCGGAAGACGGTCGATGGCACTATCCCGAAGCTCCTCCTGGAAGGAGCACCGGCTGGCGAACAAGCTGGAGTGCGGAGGCACGGAGTACTCGGTAGACCTGGTGGCGCGAAAGGCCACCGGCGTCGAGGGATGGAAGGTGACGGTGGTGTACCTGCCGCGCGCCGAGGGGCAGGAGATCAAGGTCGATCTCCCCAATGCCGCCTCCACCGCCGAGGTTCGCCGCCTGGTGACGGAGTACGAGGGCGCCGAAGACCGCCTCCGCGAGCTCTGCGGCCAGGGCGCGGCGCGGGCCTGATCCCCCGCGCCAGCACGAATCCCACGAATTCACGGCCGCCCCGGGCATCCCGCGGGCGGCTTTTGTCGCCATCCGAGCGGCACGATACAGGAGGTTGCATGAGCGAAACGACCGCGGCGCCCACCGCCGCGCCCATCCGTCCCCTGCTGGAGAGCGCGGGCGCCGTCTTCGGCCAGGTGGCCGGGCGCGAGGTGGCCCGCCACTTCGGCGACGGCAACGCGGAGTACCGCGCCGTCCGCGAGTCCGCCGGCATGGCGTGGCGCGGCGACCGCGTGCGCTTCCGGCTCTGGGGCAAGGACCCCGCGCGGATGATCCACGGCCTGATCACCAACGATCTGCTCAAGGCGCCCGCCGGCCGGGGCGTCTACGCGGCCATGCTCACCCCCAAGGGGCGCACCATCGCCGATCTGCGCGTCTTC
The Longimicrobium sp. DNA segment above includes these coding regions:
- a CDS encoding metallophosphoesterase family protein → MTDHPNTAEGEPGTEKEARFGRRREDRAGRSVRVAAVGDFHCGEKDGGLYRELFARVNDEADILLLAGDLTRRGIPAEVEVVVKELSDVRVPILAVLGNHDHESGNVDKVNSILRARGVHLLDESPFELNEHVGFAGVKGFMGGFGRYTLTAFGEQETKDFVGTSLDEAQKLEYALRRLSTPVRVVLLHYAPIMDTVMGEPEQIFPFLGNDRLVEPIDRFKAAVAFHGHAHHGTFSGKTPGGVPVFNVSLVRVREDAKHDMFYVHEIPIPAESETERVSEPGVEQPTEQERTAAGSA